One part of the Dermacentor andersoni chromosome 2, qqDerAnde1_hic_scaffold, whole genome shotgun sequence genome encodes these proteins:
- the LOC129387160 gene encoding uncharacterized protein, translating into MHLHVCSFKGKPACLMDDGNPDWAPSLRLGHGRYDRTTVVSSARYMRCKRRQQNKPRAVCKQPVRPVTPPEHAIGSELEPDELTPMGPILESTTTTEAEVQTELTCRDLQLLEEDYRKLSVELATLKQQKEEMEMSEASLREDPNKVSFYTGLPNFVVLMAVFNLLEKFVKHTPQNSLVKFQEFLVFLMKLKLNLPYQDLAYRFNISESTVCRIFDKWLHVAFCRLKPLMSWPSRQAIRRTMPQAFFESFGEKVAVIVDCFEIKLERPSSLQPRCQTWSQYKSSNTAKYLIGICPQGVITFISDGWGGRTPDKHITEHCGILDHLSHGDVVLADRGFDIADSVGLYCAKLHIPAFTKGKRQLSAVDVEATRNIANVRIHVERVIGLVRNKYVIMKSVLPLEYATLKQGHQFAPLDKIVNVCCALRNFCQSVVPANPEPCS; encoded by the exons ATGCATTTGCATGTGTGTTCTTTTAAAGGGAAGCCTGCCTGTTTGATGGACGATGGAAATCCGGACTGGGCACCGAGTCTGCGGCTGGGCCACGGCCGTTATGACCGCACTACTGTGGTTTCATCCGCGCGTTACATGCGGTGTAAACGGCGACAGCAGAACAAGCCACGTGCAGTGTGCAAGCAGCCCGTGAGGCCTGTAACGCCACCTGAGCACGCCATAGGCTCGGAACTAGAGCCTGATGAGCTCACTCCAATGGGCCCCATTCTGGAGTCTACTACAACGACAG AGGCAGAAGTCCAAACTGAGCTCACGTGCAGAGACCTCCAATTGCTAGAAGAAGATTACCGCAAACTATCCGTTGAGCTGGCCACGTTGAAACAGCAAAAAGAGGAAATGGAAATGTCAGAGGCGTCCCTGCGTGAAGACCCCAACAAAGTGTCATTCTACACAGGCCTTCCAAATTTTGTAGTTTTAATGGCTGTGTTCAACCTGCTAGAGAAGTTTGTTAAACACACACCACAAAACTCATTGGTAAAGTTTCAAGAATTTTTAGTGTTCTTAATGAAGCTTAAGTTGAACCTGCCATACCAAGACCTTGCTTACCGCTTTAATATATCGGAATCGACAGTATGTCGGATATTTGACAAATGGCTACACGTTGCATTTTGCAGACTGAAGCCTCTGATGTCATGGCCCTCAAGGCAAGCAATAAGGAGGACAATGCCTCAAGCCTTTTTTGAATCATTCGGAGAAAAGGTAGCGGTCATAGTCGACTGCTTTGAGATCAAGCTTGAACGGCCGTCATCCCTGCAACCAAGATGTCAGACTTGGTCCCAGTACAAATCTAGCAATACAGCCAAGTACCTTATCGGAATATGTCCTCAGGGAGTGATCACCTTTATTTCCGATGGTTGGGGAGGCAGGACCCCTGACAAACATATTACTGAACACTGCGGCATTCTTGACCATTTATCTCATGGTGATGTGGTACTGGCTGACAGAGGCTTTGATATTGCCGACAGTGTAGGCTTGTACTGTGCAAAGCTCCACATACCTGCATTCACCAAAGGCAAAAGACAATTGTCAGCAGTGGATGTCGAGGCAACGAGAAATATTGCAAATGTCAGAATTCACGTTGAGAGGGTGATCGGCTTGGTTCGTAACAAGTATGTCATAATGAAATCCGTTCTGCCACTAGAGTATGCGACTCTCAAACAGGGACACCAGTTCGCACCTCTAGATAAAATCGTCAACGTTTGCTGTGCACTGAGAAATTTCTGTCAATCTGTTGTTCCTGCAAATCCAGAGCCATGTAGCTAA